From a region of the Tenggerimyces flavus genome:
- a CDS encoding LysR family transcriptional regulator, which translates to MLDLHRLRVLREVARTGSFSAAARELRITPSAVSQQIGALERSLGLPVVHRGPRGVSVTEPGRMLADVTAELDGDLGQVERHLAAYADGLVGRLAIATFPTAGLALLPRALVGLTARTEVELDVRESEPQDTVPLLAAGGADLGIVYHFFTPAPPREWAAEYEYTPLLGEEMYAALPARHPLADRAEIELADLADERWVQGVRDCGLQTDQYCLAAGFPPRTACRASDYGFMQTLVAGGVGVALVPALAMAPQIEGLAFVRVRPFPHRYVGVLRRKGRWHPPLGSELVDRLRETAADLAKPGITPLVR; encoded by the coding sequence ATGCTCGATCTGCACCGGTTGCGCGTGCTGCGCGAGGTCGCCCGTACCGGCAGTTTCTCGGCCGCCGCCCGCGAGCTGCGGATCACGCCGTCCGCGGTCTCCCAGCAGATCGGCGCGCTCGAACGTTCCCTCGGGCTGCCGGTCGTCCACCGGGGCCCGCGCGGCGTCTCGGTGACCGAGCCGGGGCGGATGCTGGCGGACGTGACCGCCGAGCTGGACGGCGACCTCGGGCAGGTGGAGCGGCACCTCGCCGCGTACGCCGACGGGCTGGTCGGGCGCCTCGCGATCGCCACGTTCCCGACGGCCGGGCTGGCGCTGCTGCCGCGGGCGCTGGTCGGGCTCACGGCGCGGACGGAGGTCGAGCTCGACGTCCGCGAGTCCGAGCCGCAGGACACCGTTCCGCTGCTCGCCGCCGGTGGCGCCGACCTCGGGATCGTCTACCACTTCTTCACGCCCGCGCCGCCGCGCGAGTGGGCCGCGGAGTACGAGTACACGCCGCTGCTCGGTGAGGAGATGTACGCCGCGCTGCCTGCGCGCCATCCACTGGCGGACCGCGCGGAGATCGAGCTGGCGGATCTCGCCGACGAGCGCTGGGTGCAGGGCGTCCGCGACTGCGGGCTGCAGACCGACCAGTACTGCCTGGCGGCGGGCTTCCCGCCCCGAACGGCGTGCCGGGCGAGCGACTACGGCTTCATGCAGACGCTCGTCGCGGGCGGCGTGGGAGTCGCGTTGGTGCCGGCGCTGGCGATGGCGCCGCAGATCGAGGGCCTCGCGTTCGTCCGCGTCCGCCCGTTCCCGCACCGCTACGTCGGCGTCCTCCGCCGCAAGGGCCGCTGGCACCCACCACTGGGCTCGGAGCTGGTCGACCGCCTCCGCGAGACCGCCGCCGACCTCGCCAAGCCCGGCATCACGCCGCTGGTCCGCTAA
- a CDS encoding tyrosine-protein phosphatase yields the protein MTGPRQLQWPNCLNVRDLGGLPTSNGRQIAAGALIRSDNLSRLTEAGVEAVRRASVSRIVDVRTPPECEGDPSPFANGPLYRNQPLYHVDDPYDPTQTIDQQYMAMLDRNPAMIAAAVGAIADAPSGGVVVHCHAGKDRSGNVIALALSLAGVPADAVVADYAVLDDRMRDHFAAQLALVDDPTERDQLAESFTARPATMFALLEHLEDRYGGAEPYLRQGGLGDDQVDALRARLVS from the coding sequence GTGACAGGACCAAGGCAACTGCAGTGGCCGAACTGTCTCAACGTCCGCGATCTGGGTGGCCTGCCCACGAGCAACGGTCGCCAGATCGCGGCGGGGGCGTTGATCCGTTCCGACAACCTCTCCCGGTTGACCGAGGCCGGCGTCGAGGCGGTCCGGCGGGCCTCCGTGAGCCGCATCGTCGACGTGCGAACGCCCCCGGAGTGCGAGGGTGATCCATCTCCGTTCGCCAACGGCCCGCTCTACCGCAACCAGCCGCTCTACCACGTCGACGATCCCTACGATCCAACCCAGACCATCGACCAGCAGTACATGGCGATGCTCGACCGCAACCCCGCCATGATCGCCGCGGCGGTCGGGGCGATCGCGGACGCGCCGTCGGGCGGAGTCGTCGTCCATTGCCATGCGGGGAAGGACCGATCCGGGAACGTGATCGCCCTGGCTTTGAGCCTCGCGGGAGTACCGGCCGATGCCGTCGTCGCCGACTACGCCGTCCTGGACGACCGCATGCGTGACCACTTCGCCGCACAGCTCGCGCTCGTCGACGACCCCACCGAACGTGACCAGCTGGCGGAGTCCTTCACGGCTCGACCGGCAACGATGTTCGCCCTACTCGAGCACCTCGAGGACAGGTATGGCGGCGCCGAGCCGTACCTCCGGCAGGGAGGCCTGGGCGACGACCAGGTCGACGCGCTACGGGCCCGACTCGTCAGCTAG
- a CDS encoding N-acetyltransferase → MITVSTVAERPEYAGRLGEVERTMPAYLSQGMLGGALYGRIVRTFPEYCVVATDPAGQVVGRGRSVPFALAERGGELPDGGWDAVLLWAFQDHGQRPAEAVSAIEIAVSPALSGQGLSGRILSAMREAAAGQGHRELFAPVRPTAKHEQPSLSMAEYVQLVRPDGLPVDPWLRVHARAGASIVKVAPRSMTISGSLAEWRDWTGLPFDTPGDVIVPQGLVPVHCDPRHDYAVYVEPNVWMRHPL, encoded by the coding sequence GTGATCACGGTGAGCACGGTGGCCGAGCGGCCGGAGTACGCGGGCCGGCTGGGCGAGGTCGAACGGACCATGCCGGCGTACCTGAGCCAGGGCATGCTCGGGGGCGCGTTGTACGGACGGATCGTGCGCACGTTCCCCGAGTACTGCGTCGTCGCCACCGACCCCGCCGGCCAGGTGGTTGGCCGCGGCCGTTCGGTGCCCTTCGCCCTAGCCGAGCGCGGCGGCGAGCTGCCCGACGGTGGCTGGGACGCGGTGCTGCTGTGGGCGTTCCAGGATCACGGCCAGCGGCCGGCGGAGGCGGTGAGCGCGATCGAGATCGCGGTCAGTCCTGCGCTGTCGGGTCAGGGCTTGTCGGGGCGGATCTTGTCGGCGATGCGTGAGGCTGCTGCTGGGCAGGGGCATCGGGAGTTGTTCGCGCCGGTGCGGCCGACGGCGAAGCATGAGCAGCCGTCGTTGTCGATGGCGGAGTACGTGCAGCTGGTGCGGCCGGACGGGTTGCCGGTCGATCCGTGGCTGCGGGTGCACGCTCGGGCCGGTGCGTCGATCGTGAAGGTGGCGCCGCGTTCGATGACGATCTCCGGCTCGCTCGCCGAGTGGCGGGACTGGACCGGTCTGCCATTCGACACTCCGGGCGACGTGATCGTGCCCCAGGGCCTCGTCCCCGTGCACTGTGACCCGCGGCACGACTACGCCGTCTATGTGGAGCCGAACGTCTGGATGCGGCACCCGCTCTAG
- a CDS encoding DMT family transporter: MTRSSWAQLLGLSALWGASYLFISIALTGVGPFALTFGRVAGAALVLLPFWWRRRAVLAKRWPLVFLVAIPEIALPFTLINTGERTIDSGLAGTLVALAPLWLVVLGPLLRQGRPTGRAVGGTLIGLVGVAILLGGIGTGADVHLLGAALVVVAAASYSVGAALLARWFDGIDAVTITGSTTAAASIMLLPFTAFDLPDRMPSWQAIAAIAVLAVGGTAAGLVLFNKLITTAGPARASLVSYLAPTFAVGYGALLLHEPVGPGTFAGLGLILVGSWLCTRSRRALPPVVETEITVRKLPARGT; encoded by the coding sequence ATGACGAGAAGCTCGTGGGCCCAGCTGCTCGGTTTGTCCGCCTTGTGGGGAGCGTCGTACCTGTTCATCAGCATCGCGCTCACCGGCGTCGGGCCGTTCGCGCTGACGTTCGGGCGGGTGGCGGGCGCCGCGCTCGTGCTGCTGCCGTTCTGGTGGCGCCGCCGCGCCGTGCTGGCCAAGCGCTGGCCGTTGGTCTTCCTCGTGGCGATCCCGGAGATCGCGCTGCCGTTCACGCTGATCAACACCGGCGAACGGACGATCGACTCCGGCCTCGCCGGCACGCTCGTCGCGCTCGCTCCGCTGTGGCTGGTCGTCCTCGGTCCGCTGCTGCGGCAGGGGCGGCCGACCGGACGGGCAGTGGGCGGGACGCTGATCGGGCTCGTCGGCGTCGCGATCCTGCTGGGCGGGATCGGTACGGGCGCCGACGTGCACCTGCTCGGCGCCGCGCTCGTCGTGGTCGCGGCGGCGTCGTACTCGGTCGGCGCCGCGCTGCTCGCGCGCTGGTTCGACGGGATCGACGCGGTGACGATCACCGGGAGTACGACGGCAGCGGCTTCGATCATGCTGCTCCCGTTCACGGCGTTCGATCTGCCCGACCGGATGCCGAGCTGGCAGGCCATCGCGGCGATCGCGGTGCTGGCGGTCGGTGGCACGGCCGCTGGTCTGGTCCTGTTCAACAAGCTGATCACCACGGCCGGCCCCGCTCGGGCGAGCCTGGTGTCGTACCTCGCGCCGACGTTCGCCGTCGGGTACGGCGCTTTGCTGCTGCACGAGCCGGTCGGGCCGGGCACATTCGCGGGTCTGGGCCTTATCCTGGTCGGATCATGGCTTTGCACGCGAAGCCGACGTGCGTTACCGCCTGTGGTCGAGACCGAGATCACAGTGCGAAAACTTCCGGCGCGGGGAACATGA
- a CDS encoding gamma-glutamylcyclotransferase family protein: MTLYAAYGSNLSPAQMSARCPHSPLRGTGWLPGWRLTFGGEDHGWDGALPTVVEDEKSQVFVGLYDVSEADENALDEWEGLNLGLYRKLRIRAHTLDGDVVAWVYVLDAFEGGLPSARLLGILADAAEAGGAPDDYAAELRGRPCRSIGD, encoded by the coding sequence GTGACCCTGTACGCGGCATACGGCTCGAATCTCAGCCCGGCGCAGATGTCTGCCCGGTGCCCGCACTCGCCGCTGCGCGGAACGGGGTGGCTGCCGGGTTGGCGGCTCACGTTCGGCGGCGAGGACCACGGCTGGGACGGCGCGCTGCCGACCGTCGTCGAGGACGAGAAGTCCCAGGTCTTCGTCGGTCTGTACGACGTCTCCGAGGCCGACGAGAACGCTCTCGACGAGTGGGAGGGCCTCAACCTCGGGCTCTACCGCAAGCTCCGGATCCGCGCGCACACGCTGGATGGCGACGTTGTGGCCTGGGTGTACGTGCTGGACGCGTTCGAGGGCGGCCTGCCCTCGGCCCGGCTGCTCGGCATCCTCGCCGACGCGGCCGAGGCGGGCGGCGCGCCGGACGACTACGCCGCCGAGCTGCGCGGCCGGCCCTGCCGGTCTATCGGCGACTAG
- a CDS encoding N-acetyltransferase, with the protein MITLTTVAERPEYADRLYEFEDTWPTFMAKDLLANALFWQVAHAFPAYCVVALDPSGAVVGRGRSAPFGLAERGGELPDGGWDAVLLRAFYDQAQKNVADAVSALEVAISPAYLGQGLSGRILSAMREAAAGQGHRELFAPVRPTAKHEQPSLSMAEYVQLVRPDGLPVDPWLRVHARAGASIVKVAPRSMTISGSLAEWREWTGLPFDTDGPVTVPQALIPVHCDTTHDYAVYVEPNVWMRHPL; encoded by the coding sequence GTGATTACGTTGACGACCGTTGCCGAGCGGCCGGAGTACGCGGACCGGTTGTACGAGTTCGAGGACACCTGGCCGACGTTCATGGCCAAGGACCTGTTGGCGAACGCGTTGTTCTGGCAGGTGGCGCACGCGTTCCCGGCGTACTGCGTGGTGGCGTTGGACCCGTCCGGCGCGGTGGTGGGGCGCGGGCGTTCGGCGCCGTTCGGCTTGGCCGAGCGCGGTGGTGAGCTGCCCGACGGTGGCTGGGACGCGGTGCTGCTGCGGGCCTTCTACGACCAGGCGCAGAAGAACGTCGCGGACGCGGTGAGCGCGCTGGAGGTGGCGATCAGCCCTGCGTATCTGGGTCAGGGCTTGTCGGGGCGGATCTTGTCGGCGATGCGTGAGGCTGCTGCTGGGCAGGGGCATCGGGAGTTGTTCGCGCCGGTGCGGCCGACGGCGAAGCATGAGCAGCCGTCGTTGTCGATGGCGGAGTACGTGCAGCTGGTGCGGCCGGACGGGTTGCCGGTCGATCCGTGGCTGCGGGTGCACGCTCGGGCCGGTGCGTCGATCGTGAAGGTGGCGCCGCGTTCGATGACGATCTCGGGCTCGCTGGCGGAGTGGCGGGAGTGGACCGGTCTGCCGTTCGACACCGACGGCCCCGTGACCGTGCCGCAGGCCCTGATCCCGGTGCACTGCGACACGACCCACGACTACGCGGTCTATGTGGAGCCGAACGTCTGGATGCGGCACCCGCTCTGA
- a CDS encoding glucoamylase — translation MVLLLVLAFVVGPAHRVAPRLFMQGIVLGADGVVRPITLDTRAYSYEMDSDSLGGLVVDPRYTDMAARAVSDLRLLGMAGEPGAQVAAWDPAWRYVWPRDSAFVVAALCAGHEHRRAEVILRYLLAMHPADGRWQARYLPDGSGLPPDSRGVQLDGSGWVPWAVWYWWQTNTSGDEGVRRTVSELWPMVAASADAAVRSLGPSGLPSVSPDYWELRETQVTLGTAAPLLLGLRSAASLAMGTGRSVESARWDAAADRLAAAIETTFGPHGYPRRVPSGGMDAAVAFLAPPFAPARAPVDAAVHRAVRQLRLPNGGLKPGERWRRDGIAWTPETALFALVLASSGDRAGAEELLDWLDRHRTATGSLPEQVSPEGRPIMVAPLGWTSSLVLLTLSALNYGVAAGPTDIPY, via the coding sequence GTGGTGTTGCTGCTGGTGCTGGCGTTCGTCGTCGGACCGGCGCACCGGGTCGCACCCCGGTTGTTCATGCAGGGCATCGTGCTCGGTGCCGACGGCGTCGTGCGGCCGATCACGTTGGACACGCGGGCGTACTCGTACGAGATGGACTCGGACTCCCTCGGTGGGTTGGTCGTCGATCCTCGCTACACAGACATGGCGGCGCGTGCGGTCTCGGACCTTCGGCTGCTGGGGATGGCGGGTGAGCCGGGCGCGCAGGTCGCCGCGTGGGATCCGGCGTGGCGGTACGTGTGGCCGCGGGACTCCGCGTTCGTCGTGGCAGCTCTGTGCGCCGGGCACGAGCACCGGCGCGCCGAGGTGATCCTGCGGTACCTGCTTGCGATGCATCCCGCGGATGGTCGTTGGCAGGCGCGGTATCTGCCGGACGGGTCGGGGTTGCCGCCGGACTCGCGGGGTGTGCAGCTGGACGGGTCGGGGTGGGTGCCGTGGGCCGTTTGGTACTGGTGGCAGACGAACACCTCGGGCGACGAGGGCGTGCGGCGGACCGTCTCCGAGTTGTGGCCGATGGTTGCCGCGTCGGCCGATGCGGCGGTGCGGTCCTTGGGTCCGTCGGGGTTGCCGTCGGTGTCGCCGGACTACTGGGAACTGCGCGAGACCCAGGTGACGTTGGGGACGGCGGCGCCGTTGCTGTTGGGGCTGCGGTCGGCGGCCTCGCTGGCGATGGGGACGGGGCGGTCGGTGGAGTCGGCTCGCTGGGATGCCGCGGCCGATCGGCTGGCTGCCGCGATCGAGACGACGTTCGGGCCGCACGGGTATCCGCGGCGGGTTCCGTCGGGTGGGATGGACGCCGCGGTGGCGTTTCTTGCTCCACCGTTCGCACCTGCTCGTGCTCCGGTGGACGCTGCTGTGCATCGGGCTGTGCGGCAGTTGCGGCTGCCGAACGGCGGGCTGAAGCCGGGGGAGCGGTGGCGGCGGGACGGGATCGCCTGGACGCCGGAGACCGCGTTGTTCGCGTTGGTGCTGGCGTCGTCGGGGGACCGCGCGGGGGCAGAGGAGCTGTTGGACTGGCTCGACCGGCACCGTACGGCGACCGGGTCGTTGCCCGAGCAGGTGTCGCCGGAAGGGCGGCCGATCATGGTGGCGCCGTTGGGCTGGACGTCCTCGCTGGTGTTGCTGACGCTTTCGGCGTTGAACTACGGGGTCGCTGCCGGGCCGACGGACATTCCCTACTGA
- a CDS encoding S8 family peptidase — translation MVQKPRRHAIAASVLAAVMVAGTGVGQAQVDVASKPNTAGAAGAHRVTLVTGDVVLVGPGQPGREPVSLIGKQRSSDYLQILRQHGHTYVIPEKARPYVLAKRLDPTLFDVTTLIEQGFDDKRSKTLPLILDRSQAKATIKGAKRTRLLKSINAEAVRVDKQNADTFWNAIDTKPARTAKLDSGVDYIWLSQKVQASLDQSVKQIGAPAAWAKGFTGEGIKVAIADTGIDATHPDLQNNVVEAKNFSESPEVTDHFGHGTHVASIVASNDTKYRGVAPDATLLSAKVLDDSGGGYWDGIIAGMEWAVAQGANVVNLSLGGTDSPGVDPVEETVNRLTQQTGTLFVISAGNDGQLGEQTIGSPGSADEALTVGAVDKQDELADFSSRGPRVGDGGLKPDVTAPGVDIVAAKAAGTELGDPVGDDHVSLSGTSMAAPHVAGAAAILLQQHPSWKANEVRASLMSTAKPHADLTEFEQGAGRIDVAHATTEQVHTDTGKLELGYFKWPHDNPAPVTKPITYTNTGTSPVTLELAVTGNLTIDQTALTIAAQSSATVNVRLDPAGMPNGVHEGALTATNGDGQLRTPIAWYLEPELYDLTINAVDRHGEPITDLLNIADTDDGQWYPLNPFIPIENGKVTLRLPKGAYSVGVTAAVNATDESLPEFLLIHEPNVDLQRDTTVDLDGTKAREVTLDVQNGPRTNTHTKAFGLVRVSANGASWNGFGGTAHDTNRRLFAVPSAKAKVGKLEFSTEVRREAPPITMNVVGAKGLDLAPRAIPFAPRFDGKARMPVDTFPGGDVEGGVALIAHDQNSSFADEARAAAAAGAKLALFYDPSFPGRSGEWWWGEPPYETPSIMTDRAAAAKLLALVEKGPVRLDVTGIARSPYVYDLAIPVEGRIPADLTYRVRKSELAKVAVSFGAHAPSGGETSEVRSAITPLGSENGGNLIPQFDTPSTRTDYILANQMKWTQVILPVNLDDSSGVSLAELPRAYRPGSRHDVRWFHPVATHSLPAGNDLPWLGTARRTEGALEVVMNAFADQRDRVDNSSADTHVQRLYRAGKLVGETPDRFGFYELAAGADTFRLEQESTRSFPWWKYSTKLASAWTFSSKGTGTEKKPEQLPLLLAEYDVPTADASSQVRTGRLVPLKLAVRHQDGAKSARIARVKLELSYDDGATWESARLLRTGRNTYKALVVHPQKAAGGAVTLRVDVSDQAGNRLQQTVTRAYGLK, via the coding sequence ATGGTCCAGAAACCACGAAGGCATGCCATCGCGGCGAGCGTCCTCGCGGCGGTGATGGTGGCGGGGACGGGCGTTGGGCAGGCCCAAGTCGACGTCGCGAGCAAGCCCAATACCGCGGGGGCAGCAGGGGCGCACCGGGTCACGCTGGTCACCGGCGACGTCGTCCTCGTCGGGCCAGGCCAGCCCGGCCGCGAGCCCGTGTCGCTGATCGGCAAGCAGCGAAGCTCGGACTACCTCCAGATCCTCAGGCAGCACGGCCACACGTACGTGATCCCCGAGAAGGCCCGCCCGTACGTCCTCGCCAAGCGACTCGACCCGACGCTGTTCGACGTCACGACGCTCATCGAGCAGGGCTTCGACGACAAGCGCTCCAAGACCCTCCCGCTGATCCTCGACCGCTCCCAAGCCAAAGCCACGATCAAGGGCGCCAAGCGCACCAGGCTGCTGAAGTCGATCAACGCCGAAGCCGTCCGCGTCGACAAGCAGAACGCGGACACGTTCTGGAACGCCATCGACACCAAGCCGGCCAGAACAGCAAAGCTGGACAGCGGAGTCGACTACATCTGGCTCAGCCAGAAGGTGCAAGCGAGCCTCGACCAGAGCGTCAAGCAGATCGGCGCCCCCGCAGCCTGGGCGAAGGGCTTCACCGGCGAGGGCATCAAGGTCGCGATCGCCGACACCGGCATCGACGCGACCCACCCCGACCTCCAGAACAACGTCGTTGAGGCCAAGAACTTCAGCGAGAGCCCCGAGGTCACCGACCACTTCGGCCACGGCACGCACGTCGCCTCGATCGTCGCCAGCAACGACACCAAGTACAGGGGCGTCGCCCCCGACGCCACGCTCCTCAGCGCCAAGGTCCTCGACGACAGCGGCGGCGGCTACTGGGACGGCATCATCGCCGGCATGGAGTGGGCGGTCGCCCAGGGCGCGAACGTCGTCAACCTCAGCCTCGGCGGCACCGACAGCCCGGGCGTCGACCCGGTCGAGGAGACCGTCAACCGCCTCACCCAACAGACCGGCACGCTGTTCGTCATCTCCGCGGGCAACGACGGCCAGCTGGGCGAGCAGACGATCGGCAGTCCCGGTAGTGCGGACGAGGCGTTGACCGTCGGCGCCGTCGACAAGCAGGACGAGCTCGCGGACTTCTCCAGCCGCGGCCCGCGCGTGGGCGACGGCGGTCTCAAGCCGGACGTGACCGCGCCCGGCGTCGACATCGTCGCCGCGAAGGCGGCGGGCACCGAGCTCGGCGACCCCGTCGGCGACGACCACGTCAGCCTGAGCGGAACGTCGATGGCCGCGCCGCACGTCGCGGGAGCCGCCGCGATCCTGCTGCAGCAGCACCCGTCCTGGAAGGCGAACGAGGTCCGCGCCAGCCTGATGAGCACCGCGAAGCCGCACGCCGACCTCACCGAGTTCGAGCAGGGCGCCGGCCGCATCGACGTCGCCCACGCGACGACCGAGCAGGTCCACACCGACACTGGAAAGCTCGAGCTCGGCTACTTCAAGTGGCCCCACGACAACCCCGCGCCGGTGACCAAGCCGATCACGTACACCAACACCGGCACCAGCCCCGTCACCCTCGAGCTCGCGGTCACCGGCAACCTCACCATCGACCAGACCGCGCTCACGATCGCCGCCCAGAGCAGTGCGACCGTGAACGTACGTCTCGACCCCGCCGGAATGCCGAACGGCGTCCACGAAGGCGCGCTCACCGCCACAAACGGCGACGGCCAGCTCCGCACGCCGATCGCCTGGTACCTCGAGCCCGAGCTGTACGACCTCACGATCAACGCCGTCGACCGGCACGGCGAGCCCATCACCGACCTGCTCAACATCGCCGACACCGACGACGGCCAGTGGTACCCGCTGAACCCGTTCATCCCCATCGAGAACGGCAAGGTCACCCTCCGCCTGCCCAAGGGTGCGTACAGCGTCGGCGTCACCGCGGCCGTGAACGCGACCGACGAGTCGCTCCCGGAGTTCCTCCTCATCCACGAGCCGAACGTCGATCTCCAGCGCGACACGACGGTCGACCTGGACGGCACCAAGGCCCGCGAGGTCACGCTCGACGTCCAGAACGGACCCAGGACCAACACCCACACGAAGGCGTTCGGCCTCGTCCGGGTCTCCGCGAACGGAGCGTCCTGGAACGGGTTCGGCGGGACCGCCCACGACACCAACCGGCGGCTGTTCGCGGTGCCGTCGGCGAAGGCGAAGGTCGGAAAGCTCGAGTTCTCCACAGAGGTACGCCGCGAGGCGCCGCCGATCACAATGAACGTCGTGGGCGCGAAGGGCCTCGACCTCGCGCCGCGTGCGATCCCGTTCGCCCCTCGGTTCGACGGGAAAGCCAGGATGCCGGTCGACACGTTCCCGGGCGGCGACGTCGAGGGTGGCGTCGCGTTGATCGCGCACGACCAGAACTCGTCGTTCGCCGACGAGGCACGGGCGGCGGCCGCCGCTGGCGCGAAGCTCGCGCTGTTCTACGACCCGTCGTTCCCGGGACGATCCGGCGAGTGGTGGTGGGGCGAGCCGCCGTACGAGACTCCGAGCATCATGACCGACCGGGCAGCGGCCGCGAAGTTGCTTGCCCTGGTGGAGAAAGGCCCGGTCCGGCTGGACGTCACGGGGATCGCGCGGTCGCCGTACGTCTACGATCTGGCGATTCCGGTGGAGGGCCGGATCCCGGCCGACCTGACGTACCGGGTGCGCAAGAGTGAGCTGGCGAAGGTGGCGGTGTCGTTCGGCGCCCACGCGCCGAGCGGCGGCGAGACCTCGGAGGTGCGCAGCGCGATCACGCCGCTGGGGAGCGAGAACGGCGGCAACCTCATCCCGCAGTTCGACACCCCGTCCACGCGGACCGACTACATCCTCGCGAACCAGATGAAGTGGACGCAGGTGATCCTTCCGGTCAACCTGGACGACAGCTCCGGCGTCAGCCTGGCCGAGCTGCCGCGTGCGTATCGGCCGGGCTCGCGGCACGACGTCCGCTGGTTCCATCCGGTCGCGACGCACTCGCTGCCCGCGGGCAACGACCTGCCGTGGCTCGGCACGGCGCGGCGTACGGAAGGCGCGCTCGAGGTCGTGATGAACGCGTTCGCCGACCAGCGCGACCGGGTCGACAACTCCTCTGCCGACACGCACGTTCAGCGGCTCTATCGCGCCGGAAAGCTGGTGGGGGAGACGCCCGACCGGTTCGGCTTCTACGAGCTCGCCGCCGGCGCGGACACGTTCCGGCTCGAGCAGGAGAGCACGCGGTCGTTCCCCTGGTGGAAGTACTCGACGAAGCTCGCCTCGGCGTGGACGTTCTCCTCGAAGGGCACCGGGACCGAGAAGAAGCCGGAGCAGCTGCCGTTGCTGCTGGCCGAGTACGACGTTCCGACGGCCGACGCCTCGAGCCAGGTGCGCACCGGCCGGTTGGTGCCGCTGAAGCTGGCGGTACGGCACCAGGACGGCGCGAAGTCGGCCAGGATCGCCCGCGTCAAGCTGGAGTTGTCATACGACGACGGTGCTACCTGGGAGTCCGCGCGGCTGCTCAGGACCGGGCGGAACACCTACAAAGCGCTCGTCGTGCATCCGCAGAAGGCCGCGGGTGGCGCGGTGACGCTTCGGGTGGATGTGTCCGACCAGGCCGGCAACCGGCTGCAGCAGACCGTGACCCGGGCGTACGGGCTGAAGTAG
- a CDS encoding NAD(P)H-quinone dehydrogenase, with amino-acid sequence MTRVVIVGGGPGGYEAALVAAQLGAEVTLVDRDGLGGSAVLTDCVPSKTLVATADVLTEIRESGELGVRIAGAEPESGAVHVDLESVNTRVKALVKAQSADIAAAQEREGVRIVRGTGRLDGPDRVVAELTDGGIEELTADVILISTGAHPRVLPDAVPDGERILTWEQVYELDELPQRLIVVGSGVTGAEFAGAYNGLGCDVVLVSSRDRVLPSEDADAATVLEDVFTRRGMTVLSRSRAQSVVRQGDGVLVTLTDGRTVEGSHCLLAVGSIPNTADIGLEKAGVGLDKGGFVEVDRVSRTAARGVYAAGDCTGVLMLASVAAMQGRIAMWHALGDAVQPLDLSEVSATVFTSPEIATIGWSQVDIDSGKVDAVAVNLPLTGNARAKMQDFKDGFVKLFCRPGTGIVVGGVIVAPRASELIHPLSLAISANLTVDQVAHAFTVYPSLSGSIAEAARRLHRREQVPRER; translated from the coding sequence GTGACTCGTGTCGTGATCGTTGGCGGGGGACCTGGCGGGTACGAGGCCGCCCTCGTCGCCGCCCAGCTCGGTGCCGAAGTAACCCTCGTCGACCGCGACGGCCTCGGCGGCAGCGCGGTGCTGACCGACTGCGTGCCGAGCAAGACGCTCGTCGCCACCGCGGACGTCCTCACCGAGATCCGCGAGTCCGGCGAGCTCGGCGTGCGCATCGCCGGGGCCGAGCCGGAGAGCGGCGCGGTCCACGTCGATCTCGAGAGCGTCAACACTCGCGTGAAGGCGCTCGTCAAGGCGCAGTCCGCCGACATCGCGGCGGCGCAGGAACGCGAGGGCGTACGCATCGTCCGCGGCACCGGTCGCCTCGATGGCCCCGACCGTGTCGTCGCCGAGCTCACCGACGGCGGCATCGAGGAGCTCACGGCCGACGTCATTCTCATCTCGACCGGCGCTCACCCGCGGGTGCTGCCCGACGCGGTCCCGGACGGCGAGCGGATCCTCACCTGGGAGCAGGTGTACGAGCTCGATGAGCTGCCGCAACGCCTGATCGTAGTCGGGTCCGGCGTGACCGGCGCGGAGTTCGCCGGCGCGTACAACGGGCTCGGCTGCGACGTCGTGCTCGTCTCCAGCCGCGACCGGGTGCTGCCGAGCGAGGACGCCGATGCGGCGACCGTGCTCGAGGACGTGTTCACCCGCCGCGGCATGACGGTGCTGTCGCGATCGCGGGCGCAGAGCGTCGTACGCCAGGGCGACGGCGTGCTCGTGACGCTGACCGACGGCCGTACGGTCGAGGGCTCGCATTGCCTGCTCGCGGTCGGCTCGATCCCGAACACCGCGGACATCGGCCTGGAGAAGGCGGGCGTCGGCCTGGACAAGGGCGGCTTCGTCGAGGTCGACCGGGTCTCCCGTACGGCGGCGCGTGGGGTGTACGCGGCCGGCGACTGCACCGGTGTGCTGATGCTCGCGTCCGTCGCGGCGATGCAGGGGCGGATCGCGATGTGGCACGCGCTCGGCGACGCCGTTCAACCGCTCGACCTCAGCGAGGTCAGCGCGACCGTGTTCACCTCGCCGGAGATCGCGACGATCGGCTGGTCGCAGGTCGACATCGACAGTGGCAAGGTCGACGCGGTCGCTGTCAATCTGCCGTTGACGGGGAACGCGCGCGCCAAGATGCAGGACTTCAAGGACGGTTTCGTCAAGCTGTTCTGCCGTCCTGGTACGGGCATCGTGGTCGGCGGCGTGATCGTCGCGCCGCGGGCGAGTGAGCTGATTCACCCACTGTCGTTGGCGATCTCGGCGAATCTCACGGTCGACCAGGTGGCGCACGCGTTCACCGTGTACCCGTCGCTGAGCGGCTCGATCGCCGAGGCGGCGCGCCGGTTGCACCGACGTGAGCAGGTGCCACGGGAGCGCTGA